Proteins encoded by one window of uncultured Ilyobacter sp.:
- the asnB gene encoding asparagine synthase B: MCGIMYYSGKEAELLGFEKSFERIVYRGPDSTEILKDKGVWGFHRLSIMDLSNSGMQPFMLDGSIAICNGEIYNFRKIKEDLQDKYKFHSESDCEVLIPLYKEMGVEMFKYLDAEYAMVMYDAEADEVIAARDPIGIRPLFYGYSKATKEIAFASEVKSLIDFCEDVAAFPPGHYYKGGEFVCYRDMTKYTKFIDGDLEEITEGIKERLEAGIIKRLDSDAPVGYLLSGGLDSSLVCAIAQRNLEKPLKTFAIGMEKDPIDLKYAKEVAEYLGTEHTEVTISEKDVLDNLKHVIYCLETWDITTIRASMGMYLVCKYIRENTNIKVLLTGEISDEIFGYKYTDFAPSGEEFQKEAEKRLREIYMYDVLRADRCISANSLEARVPFGDLDFVDYVMGINPEKKLNTYNKGKYLLRKAFEGGDYLPNDILYREKAAFSDAVGHSLVDCIKAFAEEKYSDEDVEKAKEKYAYGTPFTKESLLYRDTFEEFFPGKAELIKDFWMPNKEWEGCNVDDPSARVLSNYGDSGK, from the coding sequence ATGTGTGGAATCATGTATTATTCAGGGAAAGAAGCGGAATTATTAGGATTTGAGAAAAGTTTTGAGAGAATTGTGTATAGAGGACCTGACTCTACAGAGATATTAAAAGACAAAGGTGTATGGGGATTCCACAGGTTATCAATAATGGATCTTAGCAATAGCGGAATGCAGCCTTTTATGCTAGACGGAAGCATTGCCATATGTAATGGTGAGATATACAACTTTAGAAAAATAAAAGAGGACCTTCAAGATAAATATAAATTCCACTCAGAAAGCGACTGCGAAGTACTGATCCCTTTGTATAAAGAGATGGGTGTAGAGATGTTTAAATATCTAGATGCAGAATATGCTATGGTTATGTATGATGCCGAAGCCGATGAAGTAATAGCAGCTAGAGATCCGATAGGTATAAGACCACTTTTTTACGGTTATTCCAAAGCTACAAAAGAGATAGCCTTTGCAAGTGAGGTAAAAAGCTTAATTGACTTCTGTGAAGATGTAGCTGCCTTTCCTCCAGGACATTATTATAAAGGTGGAGAATTCGTATGCTATAGAGACATGACAAAGTATACGAAATTCATCGACGGAGATCTTGAAGAGATAACAGAAGGGATAAAAGAAAGGCTTGAAGCAGGAATAATAAAGAGATTAGATTCTGACGCACCAGTTGGATACCTATTAAGTGGAGGTTTAGATTCGAGTTTAGTTTGTGCAATTGCTCAGAGAAATCTTGAAAAACCTTTAAAGACTTTTGCCATAGGAATGGAAAAGGATCCTATAGATCTTAAATATGCCAAAGAGGTAGCCGAGTATCTAGGAACAGAGCATACAGAGGTAACTATCAGTGAGAAAGATGTTTTAGATAACTTAAAACATGTGATATACTGTCTTGAAACTTGGGATATAACAACTATAAGAGCAAGTATGGGAATGTATCTTGTTTGTAAATATATAAGAGAAAACACTAATATCAAAGTTCTATTAACAGGTGAAATCAGTGACGAAATATTTGGATATAAATATACTGACTTTGCACCAAGTGGAGAAGAGTTCCAGAAAGAAGCAGAAAAAAGACTTAGAGAGATCTACATGTACGACGTACTAAGAGCTGACAGATGTATCTCAGCAAACTCTCTAGAGGCCAGAGTTCCTTTTGGAGACTTAGATTTTGTAGATTATGTAATGGGGATCAATCCTGAAAAAAAATTAAATACATACAACAAAGGTAAATACCTTCTAAGAAAGGCTTTTGAAGGTGGAGACTACCTTCCAAACGACATTTTATACAGAGAAAAAGCGGCCTTCAGTGACGCTGTAGGACATTCACTAGTTGACTGTATCAAGGCATTTGCTGAGGAGAAGTACTCTGATGAAGATGTTGAAAAGGCAAAAGAAAAATATGCTTACGGGACTCCATTTACAAAAGAATCACTCCTATACAGAGATACCTTTGAAGAATTCTTCCCAGGTAAAGCGGAGTTAATAAAAGATTTTTGGATGCCAAATAAAGAGTGGGAAGGATGTAACGTAGACGACCCTAGTGCAAGAGTATTATCAAACTATGGTGACAGTGGAAAGTAA
- a CDS encoding DUF896 domain-containing protein, producing the protein MDMKDIIKKVNYYAGEAKKRELTEEEKIDRQKYRNMYLEKFKAQVKGHLDNIKIVDENEPKYKN; encoded by the coding sequence ATGGACATGAAAGATATTATAAAAAAGGTCAATTATTATGCTGGAGAAGCAAAAAAAAGAGAATTGACAGAGGAAGAAAAAATAGACAGACAAAAATACAGAAATATGTACCTTGAGAAATTTAAGGCACAGGTCAAAGGTCACTTGGATAATATAAAAATAGTGGACGAGAATGAACCTAAATATAAAAATTAA
- the asnS gene encoding asparagine--tRNA ligase translates to MEKTLVKKLYRETENFLGKEVVISGWVKKIRSQKKFGFIEINDGSFFKGIQVVFESELDNFEEISKASISSTLVVKGKLVESQGKGQSIEILASDVEIFQKADLDFPLQNKRHSFEFLRTIAHLRPRTNTFSAVFRVRSVLAYAIHKFFQENDFVYVHTPIITGADCEGAGEMFRVTTLDLENVPKTEDGSIDEAKDFFGKETNLTVSGQLNVETYCAAFRNVYTFGPTFRAENSNTSRHASEFWMIEPEVAFGDLGVNMELAEAMVKYVIKYVMDECPEEMEFFNSFIEKGLFEKLNNVLNNDFGRVTYTEAIDILENCGKKFDFPVEWGIDLQSEHERYLAEEHFKKPIFVTDYPKDIKAFYMKMNEDDKTVRAMDLLAPGIGEIIGGSQREDNLSLLEKRMEEMDLNKEDYTFYTDLRRYGSFPHSGFGLGFERMMMYITGMTNIRDVIPFPRTPKSAEF, encoded by the coding sequence ATGGAAAAAACTTTAGTAAAGAAACTCTATAGAGAAACTGAAAATTTTCTCGGAAAAGAAGTTGTTATATCAGGATGGGTAAAAAAAATAAGGTCTCAAAAGAAATTTGGATTTATTGAAATAAATGACGGGTCTTTTTTTAAAGGGATTCAGGTAGTATTTGAAAGTGAACTCGATAATTTTGAGGAAATTTCAAAGGCATCTATTTCATCTACTCTTGTTGTTAAGGGTAAACTTGTAGAATCTCAGGGGAAGGGACAGTCTATAGAGATTTTAGCAAGTGATGTGGAGATATTTCAAAAGGCCGACCTTGATTTCCCACTTCAAAATAAAAGACACTCTTTTGAGTTTTTGAGAACTATTGCTCATCTTAGACCCAGGACAAATACATTTTCTGCAGTATTTAGAGTCAGATCGGTTCTAGCTTATGCGATTCATAAATTTTTTCAAGAGAACGATTTTGTATATGTACACACTCCGATTATCACAGGGGCAGACTGTGAAGGTGCAGGAGAGATGTTTAGAGTTACAACATTAGATTTGGAAAATGTTCCTAAAACTGAAGATGGTTCCATAGACGAAGCAAAAGATTTTTTTGGGAAAGAGACTAATCTCACTGTAAGCGGGCAACTGAATGTGGAGACCTACTGTGCCGCTTTTAGGAATGTATATACTTTTGGACCCACTTTCAGAGCCGAAAACTCAAATACATCAAGACACGCTTCTGAATTCTGGATGATCGAACCTGAGGTAGCTTTCGGAGACCTCGGAGTAAACATGGAGCTTGCAGAGGCCATGGTAAAATATGTTATTAAGTATGTAATGGATGAATGTCCTGAAGAAATGGAGTTTTTCAACAGCTTTATAGAGAAAGGCTTATTTGAAAAACTAAACAATGTACTGAACAATGATTTTGGAAGAGTTACTTATACTGAGGCGATAGATATTCTTGAAAATTGCGGGAAGAAATTTGATTTCCCTGTGGAATGGGGGATCGACCTTCAGAGTGAGCATGAGAGATACTTAGCTGAGGAACACTTTAAAAAGCCTATATTTGTAACTGATTATCCAAAGGATATAAAAGCGTTTTATATGAAAATGAACGAAGATGATAAGACTGTAAGGGCAATGGATCTGCTAGCTCCAGGTATAGGGGAGATTATAGGTGGGTCTCAGAGAGAGGACAATCTTTCCCTACTAGAAAAAAGAATGGAGGAAATGGATCTTAATAAAGAGGACTACACTTTTTACACAGATTTGAGAAGATATGGAAGTTTTCCTCACTCAGGATTTGGGCTAGGATTTGAAAGAATGATGATGTACATAACTGGAATGACTAATATAAGAGACGTAATTCCTTTCCCGAGAACACCTAAAAGTGCTGAATTTTAG
- a CDS encoding alpha/beta hydrolase-fold protein, which translates to MFGFIWGVTLFLLIFYLMTGTSEKKIKRKIDKTLTFPGVWYREKMVEWEWESEALPFSKDIKIRVRYIKSFCTGEDMRYIVMSPRILKEKKYPCVFLLHGIRDSADDWLERAKIIENYEGLLHRGKIGEMILVMPDSGYNGESWYADFIKRKSHDYESYFMKELLPKIRSEYPVGSIGIAGFSMGGHGALKIALRNIEEFKAAGSFAGAISLIRLAVNRRVMRAIRMLYVPQFIFGEGDGRHFVQVFGSWGHQIIKQDPYSLIKAYGRKNPHKLKDKYFYLSVGDEDKEPYLMLQQWIDVVGRLKKYGFNYNAHLYRGESHSWNYVAKDLPNLLKYFYDKLK; encoded by the coding sequence ATGTTTGGTTTTATATGGGGGGTAACACTGTTTCTTTTGATTTTTTATCTGATGACAGGAACCAGTGAGAAAAAAATAAAAAGAAAAATAGATAAAACCCTTACCTTTCCAGGGGTATGGTACCGAGAAAAAATGGTAGAATGGGAATGGGAGTCAGAGGCTCTTCCTTTTAGCAAGGATATAAAAATAAGAGTAAGATATATAAAAAGTTTCTGTACAGGGGAGGATATGAGATATATTGTCATGTCCCCGAGGATACTAAAAGAAAAAAAATATCCCTGTGTATTTCTTTTGCATGGCATAAGGGACAGTGCAGATGACTGGCTTGAGAGAGCCAAAATCATAGAAAATTATGAAGGACTCCTGCATCGTGGGAAAATAGGTGAGATGATTTTGGTCATGCCTGATTCTGGTTATAACGGAGAGAGCTGGTATGCTGATTTTATAAAAAGGAAATCACATGATTATGAGAGTTATTTTATGAAAGAACTTCTTCCTAAAATAAGATCAGAATATCCAGTTGGAAGTATTGGGATAGCAGGATTTTCAATGGGAGGTCACGGAGCCTTAAAGATTGCCTTAAGGAATATAGAGGAGTTTAAGGCTGCAGGAAGTTTTGCAGGGGCCATAAGTCTTATAAGGCTAGCCGTTAACAGGAGAGTAATGAGGGCAATAAGAATGTTGTATGTGCCCCAGTTTATTTTTGGAGAAGGTGACGGCCGTCATTTTGTGCAGGTTTTTGGTTCCTGGGGCCATCAAATAATAAAACAGGATCCTTACTCTCTCATAAAAGCTTACGGCAGAAAAAATCCTCATAAGTTGAAGGACAAGTATTTTTATCTCAGTGTAGGGGACGAGGACAAGGAGCCATATCTCATGCTGCAGCAGTGGATAGACGTTGTAGGGAGGCTGAAGAAGTATGGATTTAACTATAATGCCCACCTCTATAGGGGGGAGTCTCATTCTTGGAACTATGTGGCTAAGGATCTTCCCAACCTTCTGAAATACTTTTATGATAAACTTAAATAA
- a CDS encoding mechanosensitive ion channel family protein — translation MEILKPFEFFLKDIIFIVGEIITLSVLFLLVYIIFRVLFRKIDYIPFLKKYKEHSKIILKKIKRFLIYSYISIFVLLMGYNGYLFYKKIGIYENVLHLASKIPNKFWIEILIGSVKLVLVCIGANYLIKIISKILNKAQAAAKEYKNISSNNETIDSFFLRLHTIIKNSIKFLVVIYAMNLMFFPEVFLNNMYVLLKIYLIISGGILFTKAATAVVDSLEDLSKRYWYREDYVGWYNRLNNLLPLFRRCLEYVIYIWVTSLAMLQISFFERFVPFGTSIVQIIGIFFITRVIVELLKFFVDKYMVKSENQILNKQRQTLVPITKSILQSIIYFIAFVLMLRALNINPLPILAGAGIFGLVIGMGAQSLINDIVAGIFILFESIFLVGDYIETGSARGIVESVFLRTTKIRDPNGQLHILRNGQINGVENYSKGYTFAVVEVGVAYDSDLKHVFSVLTNVGKKIKDNNSSVLEELVVQGIKEFGESELLIRTFTKVRPGHHFNVAYELRNTIKDEFDNEGIEIPFARRVLIFKNQDEIKQDIGI, via the coding sequence ATGGAGATACTAAAACCATTTGAATTTTTTTTAAAGGATATTATTTTTATAGTTGGAGAAATAATAACCCTGAGCGTATTATTTTTACTTGTGTATATTATTTTTAGGGTTTTATTTAGGAAAATAGATTACATACCCTTTTTAAAAAAATATAAAGAGCATTCTAAAATCATCTTGAAAAAAATAAAAAGATTTTTAATATACAGCTATATTTCTATTTTTGTACTCTTAATGGGATATAATGGATATCTATTCTATAAAAAAATCGGTATTTACGAAAATGTTCTGCACCTGGCATCTAAAATTCCCAACAAATTTTGGATTGAAATTCTGATAGGGTCGGTAAAATTGGTACTGGTATGTATAGGGGCTAATTATTTAATCAAAATAATCTCAAAAATATTGAACAAGGCACAGGCTGCTGCAAAAGAATATAAAAATATAAGCTCAAATAATGAAACCATAGACAGTTTTTTTCTCAGACTGCATACAATCATAAAAAATTCTATAAAATTTCTAGTTGTAATATACGCTATGAATCTAATGTTTTTTCCAGAGGTTTTTTTAAACAATATGTACGTTCTTTTGAAAATATACCTAATTATTTCAGGGGGGATATTATTTACAAAAGCAGCTACAGCAGTTGTAGACAGTCTAGAAGATCTCAGTAAAAGATACTGGTATCGTGAAGATTATGTGGGGTGGTACAACAGGCTCAATAATTTACTGCCGCTATTTAGAAGATGCTTGGAATATGTTATTTATATATGGGTTACTTCTCTGGCCATGCTGCAGATTAGTTTTTTTGAAAGATTTGTTCCCTTTGGAACGTCTATCGTACAAATAATAGGTATATTCTTTATAACCCGTGTTATTGTAGAACTTTTGAAATTTTTTGTTGATAAATATATGGTAAAATCTGAAAATCAGATTTTGAACAAGCAGAGACAGACTCTTGTACCTATAACTAAGTCCATATTGCAGAGTATAATATATTTTATTGCATTTGTGCTCATGCTGAGAGCTCTGAATATAAATCCATTGCCCATACTTGCCGGTGCTGGTATTTTTGGTCTGGTGATAGGTATGGGGGCCCAGTCTCTTATCAATGATATAGTTGCAGGAATATTTATTCTCTTTGAGAGTATATTTTTGGTTGGGGATTACATAGAGACTGGTTCAGCCAGAGGGATAGTGGAATCGGTATTTCTCAGAACTACCAAAATAAGAGATCCTAACGGACAGCTTCATATACTGAGAAACGGACAGATAAATGGCGTGGAAAATTATTCCAAGGGGTATACTTTTGCCGTGGTAGAAGTAGGTGTCGCTTATGACAGCGATCTCAAACATGTATTTAGTGTTCTGACAAATGTAGGGAAAAAAATTAAGGATAACAACTCCAGTGTACTAGAGGAACTTGTGGTTCAGGGGATTAAAGAGTTTGGAGAATCGGAACTTCTCATAAGAACCTTTACAAAGGTGAGGCCTGGGCATCATTTCAATGTGGCTTATGAACTCAGAAACACGATAAAAGATGAATTTGATAATGAAGGCATAGAGATTCCTTTTGCAAGACGGGTGCTTATATTTAAAAATCAGGATGAGATAAAGCAAGATATAGGGATATAA
- a CDS encoding AzlD domain-containing protein — translation MEIKFLMVILGSMFINYFLRAVPVLCHTGKKPGRFLKSFLEYIPFAAIGALLFPDVLYSTDTMWISVAGLMFAGGLILLKKNMLLVVSATIFLVYILNIVKP, via the coding sequence ATGGAAATTAAATTTTTGATGGTAATCCTAGGAAGTATGTTCATAAATTATTTTTTAAGGGCCGTCCCTGTTCTTTGCCATACAGGAAAGAAACCAGGTAGATTTTTAAAATCATTTTTAGAATATATCCCCTTTGCTGCAATAGGAGCTCTTTTGTTTCCTGATGTACTTTATTCTACAGATACCATGTGGATATCTGTTGCAGGGCTAATGTTTGCAGGGGGGCTTATTCTTCTCAAGAAAAATATGCTTTTGGTTGTGTCAGCTACAATTTTCTTGGTCTATATTTTAAACATAGTTAAGCCATGA
- a CDS encoding AzlC family ABC transporter permease translates to MKAVALKRIKSNSDFKIGMKSAGPIFMGYFPIAVTFGLIIKSAGLPGYMALIMSMSNFTGATQFISATMLLSGASLWNILLTTFMINARYFLMSLCVANKLPKGISTRLKGILAFGITDEVFVLAMTKEEPNINFILGSQLISWLGWVGGTLVGIVAADFLPDSILASTGIAIYIMFLGLILPAVKNSKEIAVITLLGMLISSIFFYIPILKDLVGNWRVIIAIILTAAIGALIFPVKEDENGN, encoded by the coding sequence GTGAAAGCTGTGGCTTTAAAAAGAATAAAATCAAATAGTGATTTTAAAATAGGAATGAAAAGTGCCGGTCCTATTTTCATGGGATATTTCCCCATTGCCGTAACATTTGGGCTGATCATAAAATCTGCAGGTTTGCCTGGTTACATGGCTCTAATTATGTCTATGAGTAATTTTACGGGGGCTACCCAATTTATCTCTGCCACCATGCTTCTTTCAGGAGCATCTCTTTGGAATATTCTTCTGACGACATTTATGATAAATGCCAGATATTTTCTTATGTCCTTATGTGTCGCCAACAAGCTGCCAAAGGGAATAAGTACGAGACTCAAAGGAATACTTGCCTTTGGAATAACAGATGAGGTCTTCGTCTTAGCTATGACAAAGGAGGAGCCCAACATCAATTTTATATTGGGCTCACAGCTCATATCATGGCTTGGCTGGGTTGGAGGGACACTTGTAGGGATAGTTGCAGCTGACTTCCTGCCAGATTCCATATTAGCCAGTACTGGCATAGCCATATATATCATGTTTCTCGGGCTTATCCTACCAGCTGTAAAAAATTCAAAAGAAATTGCAGTTATTACCTTACTGGGGATGCTGATAAGTTCCATTTTCTTTTATATTCCCATTCTGAAAGACCTTGTGGGAAACTGGAGAGTTATCATAGCTATAATACTCACAGCGGCAATAGGGGCACTGATTTTTCCTGTAAAGGAGGATGAAAATGGAAATTAA